The following coding sequences are from one Streptomyces sp. NBC_00536 window:
- a CDS encoding DUF7507 domain-containing protein, protein MTVPRSWNDRGRRAAVTVLCAAAALLLPLAPSATATDAPPAPAPAAAPAAVHRGHADGRGPRALAFPVNETFDSSTNLGSISGNASYPGSGWLRLTPASSTQAGTWKMKDAFPSSLGFIAEFRYATYGGTAFDGKRGDGLSFYLTDGTATDGVGPSGGSLGYACSGPVASRCTTSGVPGAYLGIGLDEFGNFSSAVVGNGGPGFQSNRIVVRGGGNGSTGYRFGTAADGPDKTVETGSRDKERTVRVSLLPSGTKMLLSVWSDSGPGTALTQLITDFDVTGITDQPKLPDTLKVGFSGSTGGATNAHEIDDLKINVPADLTITKKGSPATVPAGGGPVTYTLTVSNSQANEVTGAAVRDTVPGLTDVTWTCKAGTGGTCGAASGTGNALDTTADFKRGGTVTYTITGTAPAQPVTLSNTATVTAPADRTDTNTADNTATSPDTVVTALADVVAEKQGVGAGPVVPGQEFDYKITARNLGPSHTTSVRFSDTLPGPLRFVSSDRCTSFGQQLTCLSRSSLNAGDSFSFTVRVRLDPAYDGDGSDLGNVVSIQHAVTDPRPANNTSAPAPPPGGVAAARADLSLVKAAESRSPVAPGETFTYTVTVRNSGPSVARQVSVTDPLPTALSFVSSPGGCSAAGQNVTCGTEAVLAPGGTRSWTFTVRLDPAYSGDGTALRNTATARADTADPNPLDNSGSDGVPGGQVRPPSADIELSKQAVAG, encoded by the coding sequence ATGACAGTGCCCAGGAGCTGGAACGACCGGGGGCGGCGGGCCGCCGTAACGGTGCTGTGCGCGGCGGCCGCCCTGCTGCTGCCGCTCGCGCCCTCGGCCACGGCCACGGACGCACCCCCGGCCCCGGCCCCGGCTGCGGCCCCGGCCGCCGTGCACCGTGGTCACGCGGACGGACGCGGCCCCCGGGCGCTCGCCTTCCCGGTCAACGAGACGTTCGACAGCTCCACCAACCTCGGCTCCATCAGCGGCAACGCGAGCTATCCGGGGAGCGGCTGGCTGCGCCTGACGCCGGCCAGCTCCACCCAGGCCGGTACCTGGAAGATGAAGGACGCCTTCCCCTCCAGCCTCGGCTTCATCGCCGAGTTCCGGTACGCCACCTACGGAGGAACCGCCTTCGACGGCAAGCGGGGTGACGGCCTGTCGTTCTACCTGACCGACGGTACGGCGACCGACGGGGTCGGCCCTTCCGGCGGCAGCCTCGGCTACGCCTGCTCGGGGCCGGTCGCATCACGCTGTACGACCTCGGGCGTACCGGGCGCCTACCTCGGCATCGGGCTGGACGAGTTCGGGAACTTCTCCTCGGCCGTGGTCGGCAACGGCGGTCCGGGCTTCCAGTCCAACAGGATCGTGGTGCGCGGCGGTGGCAACGGCTCGACGGGGTACCGCTTCGGCACGGCCGCGGACGGGCCGGACAAGACCGTGGAGACCGGCAGCCGCGACAAAGAGCGCACGGTACGCGTCTCCCTGCTGCCCAGCGGTACGAAGATGCTCCTGTCCGTGTGGTCCGACAGCGGCCCCGGGACCGCCTTGACCCAGCTCATCACCGACTTCGACGTCACGGGCATCACCGACCAGCCGAAACTGCCCGACACCCTCAAGGTGGGCTTCTCCGGGAGCACCGGCGGCGCGACGAACGCGCACGAGATCGACGACCTCAAGATCAACGTACCGGCCGACCTGACCATCACGAAGAAGGGGTCCCCGGCGACCGTGCCCGCCGGTGGCGGACCGGTGACCTACACCCTCACCGTCTCCAACAGCCAGGCCAACGAGGTCACCGGCGCCGCCGTCCGCGACACCGTGCCCGGCCTGACCGACGTGACCTGGACCTGCAAGGCCGGGACCGGCGGGACCTGCGGCGCGGCCTCCGGCACCGGGAACGCCCTGGACACGACGGCCGACTTCAAGCGGGGCGGCACGGTCACCTACACGATCACCGGTACGGCCCCGGCGCAGCCCGTGACCCTGTCCAACACGGCCACGGTGACCGCCCCGGCGGACCGTACGGACACCAACACGGCCGACAACACCGCCACCTCCCCCGACACGGTGGTGACGGCGCTCGCCGACGTGGTCGCGGAGAAGCAGGGCGTCGGGGCGGGGCCGGTCGTCCCGGGCCAGGAGTTCGACTACAAGATCACAGCGCGCAACCTGGGGCCCTCCCACACGACCTCCGTCCGCTTCTCCGACACGCTCCCCGGGCCGCTGCGGTTCGTCTCCTCCGACCGGTGCACCTCCTTCGGACAGCAGCTGACGTGCCTGAGCCGCTCCAGCCTCAACGCGGGGGACAGCTTCTCGTTCACCGTGCGCGTACGACTCGACCCGGCCTACGACGGGGACGGCTCGGACCTCGGGAACGTCGTGAGCATCCAGCACGCCGTCACCGACCCGCGGCCCGCGAACAACACCAGCGCACCCGCGCCGCCGCCCGGCGGAGTGGCGGCCGCCCGGGCCGACCTCTCGCTGGTCAAGGCCGCCGAGAGCCGCTCCCCCGTCGCGCCCGGCGAGACCTTCACCTACACGGTGACCGTGCGCAACTCGGGCCCGTCCGTGGCCCGGCAGGTCTCCGTCACGGACCCGCTGCCCACGGCGCTCTCGTTCGTCTCCTCGCCCGGCGGCTGCTCCGCGGCCGGCCAGAACGTCACCTGCGGCACGGAGGCGGTGCTGGCTCCGGGCGGAACCCGCTCGTGGACCTTCACCGTGCGCCTCGACCCGGCGTACAGCGGTGACGGCACGGCCCTGCGGAACACCGCGACCGCCCGCGCGGACACCGCCGATCCGAACCCGCTCGACAACAGCGGCTCCGACGGCGTGCCCGGCGGGCAGGTCCGCCCGCCGAGCGCCGACATCGAGCTCTCGAAGCAGGCCGTCGCAGGCTGA
- a CDS encoding phosphatase PAP2 family protein: MTRTGAARRAGWSAVASAALFALLTVWVVRAPQHLLPADAGLHRWSVGHRPAVAAALARALTDTGTGLIPYVLLLAAGWYAGRTTRQRALTAVALPLCLGAGQALRYGVMALVARPRPPAADWAAQASGWSFPSGHTATAAMTAGLLIAALLLRDARPPRTAVVLIALWGAAVGLTRVYLGVHWFSDVIGGWLFATAWLALLACAYLRRTGARPPAPVRPG, translated from the coding sequence GTGACCCGTACCGGCGCCGCCCGCCGCGCCGGGTGGTCGGCCGTGGCCTCGGCGGCGCTCTTCGCCCTGCTCACGGTGTGGGTCGTGCGCGCCCCGCAGCACCTGCTGCCCGCCGACGCGGGCCTGCACCGCTGGTCCGTGGGCCACCGCCCGGCCGTCGCCGCGGCGCTCGCCCGCGCGCTCACCGACACCGGAACCGGGTTGATCCCGTACGTCCTGCTCCTCGCGGCCGGGTGGTACGCGGGCCGCACCACCCGGCAGCGCGCGCTCACGGCCGTCGCGCTGCCGCTGTGCCTCGGCGCGGGCCAGGCCCTGCGCTACGGGGTCATGGCACTGGTCGCCCGCCCGCGGCCCCCGGCCGCCGACTGGGCCGCGCAGGCTTCGGGCTGGTCCTTCCCCTCGGGCCACACCGCCACCGCCGCGATGACCGCCGGGCTCCTGATCGCCGCACTGCTCCTGCGTGACGCGCGGCCGCCCCGCACCGCCGTCGTGCTCATCGCGCTCTGGGGAGCGGCGGTCGGCCTCACCCGGGTCTACCTCGGCGTCCACTGGTTCAGCGATGTGATCGGCGGCTGGCTCTTCGCCACGGCGTGGCTCGCGCTCCTCGCATGCGCGTACCTGCGCCGCACCGGCGCCCGGCCCCCGGCTCCGGTCAGGCCGGGGTGA
- a CDS encoding cytochrome P450: MTHADTTPPAAPADPAATAQADPATAAGADLAGPETVRTCPFRHEVALEPDPFMTRLRTEAPITRIAMPYGEGDCWLVTRYADVRTVTSDRRFSRAALVGKDFPRITPAPIAQDEAINLMDPPGLNRVRRLVIGAFTTPQVEALRPWVQATVDTLLDEMAAAVTASGRADVAGLLADRIPLMTICQLMDVPEADRPKLRRWAGAMMSMRPDGKAAAVEAKTALRAYFGELSLARRRSPGPDLISALATARLGDEVLEEGELAVLTMLLVVTGHDTTTYDIGNIVYTLLTHPAQLGQLRARPALLPQALEELLRFIPFRQGVGIPRVALEDVELDGVLIRAGDTVQVSYLTANRDELVYERPDELDFERTESAPHMAFGYGSHHCLGAHLARMVLQVSVGTLLDRFPGLRLAVPAADVRWNTESIWRFPLELPVTW; the protein is encoded by the coding sequence ATGACCCACGCCGACACCACACCCCCGGCCGCCCCCGCCGACCCGGCCGCCACCGCCCAAGCCGACCCGGCAACCGCCGCGGGCGCCGACCTCGCCGGGCCCGAGACCGTACGCACCTGCCCGTTCCGCCACGAGGTGGCCCTGGAGCCCGACCCCTTCATGACCCGGCTGCGCACGGAGGCGCCGATCACCCGCATCGCCATGCCCTACGGGGAGGGCGACTGCTGGCTGGTGACCCGGTACGCGGACGTCCGCACCGTCACCTCCGACCGCCGCTTCAGCCGCGCCGCGCTCGTCGGCAAGGACTTCCCGCGCATCACCCCGGCGCCCATCGCCCAGGACGAGGCGATCAACCTCATGGACCCGCCGGGCCTGAACCGCGTCCGCCGGCTAGTCATCGGCGCCTTCACCACCCCGCAGGTGGAGGCCCTGCGGCCGTGGGTCCAGGCGACCGTGGACACCCTGCTGGACGAGATGGCGGCGGCCGTGACCGCGAGCGGACGGGCGGACGTGGCCGGGCTCCTCGCCGACCGGATCCCGCTGATGACGATCTGTCAGCTGATGGACGTGCCCGAGGCGGACCGGCCGAAGCTGCGCCGCTGGGCCGGCGCCATGATGTCGATGCGGCCCGACGGAAAGGCCGCCGCAGTCGAGGCCAAGACGGCGCTGCGCGCGTACTTCGGTGAACTCTCCCTCGCCAGGCGCCGCAGCCCCGGCCCCGACCTGATCAGCGCACTGGCCACGGCGCGGCTCGGGGACGAGGTGCTGGAGGAGGGCGAACTCGCCGTGCTGACCATGCTGTTGGTGGTCACCGGGCACGACACCACCACCTACGACATCGGCAACATCGTCTACACCCTGCTCACCCACCCGGCCCAGCTGGGCCAGTTGCGCGCCCGCCCCGCGCTGCTCCCGCAGGCGCTGGAGGAACTGCTGCGGTTCATCCCCTTCCGCCAGGGCGTCGGCATCCCCCGGGTCGCCCTGGAGGACGTCGAACTCGACGGTGTACTGATCCGGGCCGGTGACACCGTCCAGGTCTCCTACCTGACGGCCAACCGGGACGAACTGGTCTACGAGCGGCCCGACGAACTCGACTTCGAACGGACCGAATCGGCGCCGCACATGGCCTTCGGCTACGGCAGCCACCACTGCCTGGGAGCGCACCTGGCCCGGATGGTCCTCCAGGTCTCCGTCGGCACACTGCTGGACCGCTTCCCCGGGCTCCGGCTCGCGGTGCCCGCCGCGGACGTGCGGTGGAACACCGAGTCGATCTGGCGCTTCCCCCTCGAACTGCCGGTCACCTGGTAA
- a CDS encoding DUF11 domain-containing protein codes for MTTTPGRRSAVWAMAPLLCAAALWTGPVPAAAALPGSGHTVEVTAQRAKAPGDLITYTLTAKNKGPSVARNVTATDKLPAGISFVGSSDGCTAIGQTVTCGPEAQLAANQTKSWSFQAKLSPSYQGDGSDLGNSATGKSDAVDPDPANNKPAPVLPPGPFDPVSDLATVKTPLGAGPTIPGQEYEYEIRTSNKGPSDARNVKVTDTLPDGLTFVSSADPCSVSGRTVTCGPLARLVPGAEVVWTFKVKLDAAYAGDGSDLRNTATSSSASKDPEPADNTSHAVLPPGGVTEPQADVWTTKRPATDTPIAPGQTFEYVVTAHNDGPSRAVNTTVTDKLPAQLTFVSSPDSCSVTDGTVSCGPVAVLEPTGSKTWRFTVRLDSGYTGNGSDIRNTATATSTTKDPKPENNTSSPAGLPGSTVNKPTADLAVTKEAVGTKPPVPGETFDYRIRVTNNGPSADAFNVKLSDALPEGLSYVTSSPAGCTVAGHLVSCKRTSPLKVGETVEYLLTVKVDPAYSGDGSDLKNTAQVTADNIDPASGNDKSTATVPGGHVTDPAADLAITKKPVQTAPVAPGETFDYALTVTNNGPSQAEQITVSDTLPTALSFVSGDATCTSGRTVTCGPLPSLAPGASMTWVIKVKLDPEYTGDGSDIRNTATVDSLTHDPNTANNTSAAAGPPGGKVKDPTADLEVGKTTP; via the coding sequence ATGACGACGACACCAGGCCGGCGGTCGGCGGTGTGGGCCATGGCTCCACTGCTCTGCGCCGCGGCCCTGTGGACCGGACCGGTCCCCGCGGCCGCCGCCCTGCCCGGCAGCGGGCACACGGTCGAGGTGACGGCACAGCGTGCCAAGGCTCCCGGTGACCTGATCACCTACACGCTGACCGCGAAGAACAAGGGCCCGTCGGTGGCCCGTAACGTCACCGCCACGGACAAGCTCCCGGCCGGGATCTCCTTCGTGGGCTCCTCCGACGGCTGCACCGCCATCGGCCAGACCGTCACCTGCGGGCCCGAGGCCCAGCTGGCCGCCAACCAGACCAAGAGCTGGAGCTTCCAGGCCAAGCTGAGTCCCTCCTACCAGGGCGACGGTTCCGATCTCGGCAACAGCGCCACCGGCAAGTCGGACGCCGTCGATCCCGATCCCGCCAACAACAAGCCGGCTCCGGTGCTGCCACCGGGACCGTTCGACCCGGTCTCTGACCTGGCCACCGTCAAGACGCCGCTCGGCGCGGGTCCGACCATTCCGGGCCAGGAGTACGAGTACGAGATCCGCACGAGCAACAAGGGTCCCTCCGACGCGCGCAACGTCAAGGTGACCGACACCCTGCCCGACGGTCTGACCTTCGTGTCCTCGGCGGACCCGTGCTCGGTGTCCGGGCGGACCGTCACCTGTGGTCCGCTGGCCCGGCTGGTCCCCGGCGCCGAGGTCGTGTGGACCTTCAAGGTGAAGCTGGACGCCGCCTACGCCGGTGACGGCAGCGACCTGCGCAACACCGCGACCTCGTCCTCCGCGTCCAAGGACCCGGAGCCCGCCGACAACACCTCGCACGCCGTGCTCCCGCCGGGCGGGGTCACCGAGCCGCAGGCCGATGTCTGGACCACGAAGCGGCCCGCCACGGACACGCCGATCGCCCCCGGGCAGACCTTCGAGTACGTGGTCACCGCGCACAACGACGGTCCGTCCCGGGCCGTGAACACCACGGTCACCGACAAGCTGCCCGCGCAGCTCACCTTCGTCTCCTCCCCCGACAGCTGCTCGGTCACCGACGGTACGGTCAGCTGCGGCCCGGTGGCCGTACTGGAGCCCACCGGGTCCAAGACCTGGCGGTTCACCGTCCGCCTCGACAGCGGATACACGGGCAACGGATCCGACATCCGCAACACGGCGACCGCCACCTCCACGACCAAGGACCCCAAGCCGGAGAACAACACGAGCAGCCCGGCGGGCCTGCCCGGCAGTACCGTCAACAAGCCGACCGCCGACCTGGCGGTGACCAAGGAGGCCGTCGGCACCAAGCCGCCGGTGCCGGGCGAGACCTTCGACTACCGGATCCGGGTCACCAACAACGGCCCGTCGGCCGACGCCTTCAACGTCAAGCTCTCCGACGCCCTCCCCGAAGGCCTCTCCTACGTGACGTCCTCGCCCGCCGGATGCACCGTCGCCGGACACCTGGTGTCGTGCAAGCGGACCAGCCCGCTCAAGGTCGGCGAAACGGTCGAGTACCTGCTCACCGTCAAGGTGGATCCCGCGTACAGCGGAGACGGCAGCGACCTGAAGAACACCGCCCAGGTGACGGCCGACAACATCGACCCCGCGAGCGGGAACGACAAGAGCACCGCGACCGTGCCCGGCGGGCACGTCACTGATCCCGCGGCGGACCTCGCCATCACCAAGAAGCCCGTCCAGACCGCCCCCGTGGCCCCGGGCGAGACCTTCGACTACGCGCTGACCGTGACCAACAACGGCCCCTCGCAGGCCGAGCAGATCACCGTCTCCGACACGCTGCCGACCGCTTTGAGCTTCGTCTCGGGCGACGCGACGTGCACCTCCGGACGGACCGTCACCTGCGGCCCGCTGCCGAGCCTCGCACCCGGAGCCTCCATGACCTGGGTGATCAAGGTGAAGCTGGATCCGGAGTACACCGGGGACGGCTCCGACATCCGCAACACCGCCACCGTCGACTCCCTCACCCACGACCCCAACACCGCGAACAACACGAGCGCGGCCGCCGGGCCGCCCGGTGGCAAGGTCAAGGACCCGACCGCGGACCTGGAGGTCGGCAAGACGACCCCCTGA
- a CDS encoding type III polyketide synthase: protein MAILCRPAVTVPEHVITLEETLGLARRLHAGHPRLDLALRLIENTGVLTRHLVQPIEATLEHPGFTARNAVYAAEAKARVPETVRRALAHADLGPEDIDMIVYVSCTGFMMPSLTAWLINTMGFRPQTRQLPIAQLGCAAGGAAVGRAHDFCLAYPEANVLIVACEFCSLCYQPADLDVGNLLSNGLFGDAVAAAVVRGQGGRGVLLEHNGSHLVPDTEDWISYDVRDTGFHFMLDKRVPGTMAQLAPAMDAMGARRSWDVSRLDFYIVHAGGPRILDDLCAHLGLPSAMFRYSRATLTERGNIASAVVFDALDRFFEDGGAAHAARGLIAGFGPGITAEIALGRWHDGRGEPPVAARRDRPTRTAVPVGGA from the coding sequence ATGGCCATTCTCTGCCGCCCCGCCGTCACCGTCCCCGAGCACGTCATCACCCTGGAGGAAACCCTCGGCCTGGCCCGGCGGCTGCACGCCGGACACCCTCGACTCGACCTGGCGTTACGGCTGATCGAGAACACCGGAGTGCTCACCCGGCACCTCGTGCAGCCCATCGAAGCCACGCTGGAGCACCCCGGATTCACCGCCCGCAACGCCGTCTACGCGGCCGAGGCGAAGGCCCGGGTGCCGGAGACCGTGCGCCGGGCGCTGGCCCACGCGGACCTCGGGCCCGAGGACATCGACATGATCGTCTACGTCTCCTGCACCGGCTTCATGATGCCCTCGCTCACGGCCTGGCTCATCAACACGATGGGCTTCCGGCCGCAGACCCGCCAGCTGCCGATCGCCCAGCTGGGCTGCGCCGCCGGGGGAGCGGCGGTGGGGCGCGCGCACGACTTCTGCCTCGCCTACCCCGAGGCGAACGTCCTGATCGTCGCGTGCGAATTCTGCTCCCTGTGCTACCAGCCCGCCGACCTGGACGTCGGGAACCTGCTTTCCAACGGCCTCTTCGGCGACGCGGTGGCCGCCGCCGTGGTGCGTGGGCAGGGCGGCCGGGGCGTGCTGCTGGAACACAACGGATCGCACCTGGTGCCGGACACCGAGGACTGGATCTCCTACGACGTGCGCGACACCGGATTCCACTTCATGCTCGACAAGCGGGTCCCCGGCACGATGGCCCAACTGGCCCCCGCGATGGACGCCATGGGCGCACGGCGGTCATGGGACGTGTCCCGGCTGGACTTTTACATCGTGCACGCGGGCGGGCCCCGGATCCTGGACGACCTGTGCGCGCACCTCGGGCTGCCGTCCGCGATGTTCCGCTACAGCCGGGCCACGCTCACCGAGCGCGGGAACATCGCCAGCGCCGTCGTCTTCGACGCGCTGGACCGCTTCTTCGAGGACGGCGGCGCCGCGCACGCGGCGCGCGGCCTGATCGCGGGCTTCGGGCCGGGCATCACGGCGGAGATCGCGCTGGGGCGCTGGCACGACGGCCGGGGCGAACCGCCGGTCGCGGCGCGGCGGGACCGGCCCACGCGCACGGCCGTCCCCGTCGGCGGCGCCTGA
- a CDS encoding serine hydrolase domain-containing protein: MKPTPIRLRRACAAAVATGVLITPLAVGSAYGATSPVPSPSASTSASVSPSPSASPSPGTGAAFPQLTPAVAAQLDAAVRQVMRETKVPGATVGLWAPGKGSYVKTFGVADKVSGDPMTTDLRVRLGSETKTFTVTALLQLVDQGKAGLDDPIGRYITGVPNGDRITLRELAGMRSGLFSYTLDPDFIKTFEGDPQQAFAPQQLLDYSFKHPVQFAPNAKFQYSNTNLILLGLVVEKVTGRPLQDVITQDVLEPAGLHDTLFPTGTQFPDPHAHGYTDQTASGKIEDATDWNPSWAWAAGSMISDLQDLRSWARTLATGTLLTPATQAERLKTTPMDISGDGYGLGIFNVQGWIGHNGSLPGYESLTVFLPQAQATMVILLNTDVRTDNQEPSTLFGQAVTRIVTPAHVYPRHEPLVPRAG; encoded by the coding sequence GTGAAGCCAACCCCCATCCGGCTGCGCCGGGCCTGCGCGGCTGCCGTCGCGACGGGCGTGCTCATCACCCCGCTGGCGGTGGGTTCCGCGTACGGGGCCACCTCCCCGGTACCGTCCCCCTCCGCCTCCACCTCCGCCTCCGTGTCCCCCTCCCCCTCCGCCTCGCCCTCCCCGGGCACCGGGGCGGCCTTCCCGCAGCTCACCCCGGCCGTCGCGGCGCAACTGGACGCCGCCGTGCGCCAGGTGATGCGCGAGACGAAGGTGCCGGGCGCGACCGTGGGGCTGTGGGCCCCCGGCAAGGGCAGCTACGTGAAGACCTTCGGCGTGGCGGACAAGGTGTCCGGCGACCCCATGACCACCGACCTCCGCGTCCGCCTCGGCAGCGAGACCAAGACGTTCACGGTCACCGCCCTCCTCCAGCTCGTCGACCAGGGCAAGGCCGGCCTGGACGACCCCATCGGCAGGTACATCACCGGCGTGCCGAACGGCGACCGCATCACCCTGCGCGAACTCGCGGGCATGCGCAGCGGGTTGTTCAGCTACACCTTGGACCCGGACTTCATCAAGACCTTCGAGGGCGATCCGCAGCAGGCCTTCGCACCACAGCAGTTGCTCGACTACTCCTTCAAACACCCCGTGCAGTTCGCGCCGAACGCGAAGTTCCAGTACTCCAACACCAACCTGATCCTGCTCGGTCTGGTGGTGGAGAAGGTGACCGGCCGTCCACTCCAGGACGTCATCACCCAGGACGTCCTGGAGCCCGCCGGACTGCACGACACGCTCTTCCCCACGGGCACGCAGTTCCCGGATCCGCACGCGCACGGCTACACCGACCAGACGGCCTCGGGCAAGATCGAGGACGCGACCGACTGGAACCCCTCCTGGGCCTGGGCCGCGGGCTCGATGATCTCCGACCTCCAGGACCTGCGCAGCTGGGCCCGCACCCTGGCCACCGGGACGCTGCTGACGCCCGCGACCCAGGCCGAGCGCCTGAAGACCACCCCGATGGACATCTCGGGGGACGGTTACGGGCTGGGCATCTTCAACGTCCAGGGCTGGATCGGCCACAACGGCTCACTGCCCGGGTACGAGAGCCTGACCGTCTTCCTCCCGCAGGCGCAGGCGACCATGGTCATCCTGCTCAACACCGACGTGCGCACCGACAACCAGGAGCCGAGCACGCTCTTCGGGCAGGCCGTCACCCGGATCGTGACGCCCGCCCACGTGTACCCCCGCCACGAACCGCTGGTCCCCAGGGCCGGTTGA
- a CDS encoding DUF4872 domain-containing protein, translated as MTVLVYEDFATGRHREASLIRHALGSAHDEELVAGLAGGIGFMYFVFEYEGRTPIPTIVAQAHPEPWVQVALGRLGVPYDATRAMKPRWGRVRAALDEGQPAFCVVDRSSLPWHESDPAAEMTGADPYTVVIAGYDGDDLLIDDGAESPHRIDREEFGAAWTAHRKGRHQLIVPTGPPEGEPDVAGAIASTVTHLTGPVLGNHFDVNFGFTGMERFAAQLRDRTTGKGWERRFGGSPEAFRAGTGRLYACLEEEWTAPGATRPLYADFLDLVGHPEAAGLFRESARHWSDLAALARDADAEADAEGRGALFDACAEHVDRCLEREGQAVKALQK; from the coding sequence ATGACTGTGCTCGTGTACGAAGACTTCGCCACCGGACGCCATCGGGAAGCCTCCCTGATCCGGCACGCCCTGGGCAGCGCCCACGACGAGGAACTCGTCGCGGGCCTGGCCGGGGGCATCGGCTTCATGTACTTCGTCTTCGAGTACGAGGGCCGCACGCCCATCCCCACCATCGTGGCCCAGGCCCACCCCGAGCCCTGGGTACAGGTCGCGCTCGGCCGCCTGGGGGTCCCGTACGACGCCACCCGCGCGATGAAGCCCCGCTGGGGCCGGGTCCGGGCGGCGCTGGACGAGGGACAGCCCGCCTTCTGCGTCGTCGACCGCTCCTCCCTGCCCTGGCACGAGAGCGACCCGGCCGCCGAGATGACCGGCGCCGACCCGTACACCGTCGTCATCGCCGGGTACGACGGCGACGACCTGCTGATCGACGACGGCGCCGAGTCCCCGCACCGGATCGACCGCGAGGAGTTCGGAGCGGCCTGGACCGCGCACCGCAAGGGCCGCCACCAGCTGATCGTGCCCACCGGGCCGCCCGAGGGGGAGCCGGACGTGGCGGGCGCCATCGCCTCGACCGTCACCCACCTCACCGGGCCGGTCCTCGGCAATCACTTCGACGTGAACTTCGGCTTCACCGGGATGGAGAGGTTCGCCGCGCAGCTGCGCGACCGGACCACCGGGAAGGGCTGGGAGCGCCGGTTCGGCGGCTCCCCGGAGGCGTTCCGCGCGGGCACCGGGCGGCTGTACGCCTGCCTGGAAGAGGAGTGGACCGCCCCGGGCGCCACCCGGCCGCTGTACGCGGACTTCCTCGACCTCGTCGGGCACCCCGAGGCGGCCGGGCTCTTCCGGGAATCCGCCCGCCACTGGTCGGACCTGGCCGCGCTGGCCCGGGACGCCGACGCGGAGGCCGACGCCGAAGGGCGCGGCGCCCTCTTCGACGCGTGTGCGGAGCACGTGGACCGCTGCCTCGAACGGGAGGGCCAGGCGGTCAAGGCGCTGCAGAAGTAG
- a CDS encoding phosphatase PAP2 family protein has translation MTPAYAPAYDGSTVDGPAYVEVTGLAHGAPGWLDTLVSAWSAYGLAFFALLMAAAWWRARRAGTPTVVTALAVPLITVLAFGVDSLLKLVVREDRPCRSLHLPTLEACPAPGDWSFPSNHAALAAAAAVALLFVSRRLGAVALAAAVLMAASRVWVGAHYPHDALAGCLVGAAVAAAAARAVRRRQGALADRLKRGPLRPLLATA, from the coding sequence ATGACCCCCGCGTACGCCCCCGCCTACGACGGCTCGACCGTCGACGGCCCCGCCTACGTCGAGGTGACCGGCCTCGCCCACGGCGCGCCCGGCTGGCTGGACACCCTCGTCTCGGCCTGGTCGGCCTACGGCCTCGCGTTCTTCGCCCTGCTGATGGCCGCGGCCTGGTGGCGGGCCCGGCGCGCGGGCACCCCCACGGTGGTCACCGCCCTCGCGGTCCCGCTGATCACCGTCCTCGCCTTCGGCGTCGACTCGCTGCTGAAACTCGTCGTGCGCGAGGACCGGCCCTGCCGGAGCCTGCACCTGCCGACGCTGGAAGCGTGCCCCGCTCCCGGTGACTGGTCCTTCCCCAGCAACCACGCCGCCCTCGCCGCCGCGGCCGCCGTCGCGCTCCTGTTCGTGTCGCGCAGGCTCGGCGCCGTGGCCCTGGCCGCGGCGGTCCTGATGGCCGCCTCCCGGGTGTGGGTGGGCGCGCACTACCCGCACGACGCGCTGGCCGGATGCCTGGTCGGCGCCGCGGTCGCCGCGGCCGCGGCCCGGGCCGTCCGGCGCCGCCAGGGCGCGCTGGCCGACCGGCTGAAGCGCGGCCCGCTGCGCCCGCTGCTGGCCACCGCGTGA